The Blautia pseudococcoides genome segment GGATCTATGTGAACGACAGGTTGGCCGGGGAGTGGAAATACGGATATTCGGCTTTTGAGATAGATATTACCTCATATCTGAAGGAAGGGGAGAATGAAATCAAGGTATCTGTGGATCATCAGAGTCCTAACAGCCGCTGGTATTCCGGGGCAGGAATCTTCAGAGATGTGTGGCTGAAAAAAGTTCACCGGATCCATATTTTGTCAGACGGAGTATATTTTCATGCCAGGAAAAAAGAGGATTTCTGGGAGGCAGAGGTCGAGACGGAAGCTGCGGGGGAGAACCTGGAACTTCGGTATGAGATAAAGGAAAAGGACGCAGACCGGTGGCTGCCTCTTACAGGAGAGGAGCATAAGACTTTGAAAGAGGCAGAGCGTCAGGTATATGTATACACCTTCAAAAGCAGGATCAGGGATCCCAAATGCTGGGATGTGGAGAATCCCCGGTGTTACCGTCTGAAGGTCAGTCTGTATTCAGAGGGGAAATTGCTCCAGGAAGAGGAACAGACGGTGGGTTTCTGCACAAAGGAGTTTTTGCCGGACCAGGGATTTCTTCTCAACGGACGCAAGGTGAAATTAAACGGTGTCTGTGAACATCATGACCTGGGTTGTCTGGGAAGCGCCTATCATTCCAAGGCTATGAGGAGAAAATTCCGTATCCTGAAGGAAATGGGTGCAAATGCGGTCCGTCTGACTCATAATATGCCGGCTTCAGACGTGATGGGGCTGGCGGATGAGATGGGACTTTTGGTGGTTTCGGAAGCCTTTGATATGTGGGAATCCTCCAAGACAACATATGACTATGCCAGATTTTTCCCCGAATGGTATCAGAAGGATGTGGCAAGCTGGGTGCGCAGGGACAGGAACCATCCCAGCCTCATTCTGTGGAGCATAGGTAATGAGATATATGATACCCATACCGGGCCCAAAGGCCTTAAGTGGACCAGGATCTTGATGGAGGAAGTGGAGAAGCATGATCCGAAAGGAAACGGGCGTCCCACGCTTGGGTCTAACTATATGCCCTGGGAAAATGCCAGGAAATGTGCGGATGTCATCAAGATAGCAGGGTATAATTACGGGGAAAAATATTATGACGCCCATCATAAGGAGCATCCTGACTGGGTGATTTACGGAAGCGAGACTTCTTCCACAGTACAGAGCCGGGGAATCTACCATTTTCCTTATCAGCAGTCAGTGCTGGCAGACGAGGATGAGCAGTGTTCTGCACTTGGCAATTCCACAACGAGCTGGGGAGCCAGATCTTCTGAGGACTGTATCCTTGCAGAAAGGGACCATGCGTTTTCCTGCGGACAGTTCTTATGGTCCGGATTTGATTATATAGGGGAACCAACGCCGTATCATACGAGAAATTCTTATTTCGGACAGATCGACACGGCTGGTTTTCCGAAAGATTCCTACTATATATATCAGGCAGAGTGGACGGACTATAAGAAGAATCCCATGGTACATATATTCCCGTACTGGGATTTTAATGACGGACAGTTTATAGATGTGCGTGTTTGCTCCAATGCTCCGGTGGTGGAACTGTTCTTCGATGGAAAAAGCCAGGGTACTTTCAGTATTGACCACAGACATGGCAGACAGCTTGCAGGACATTGGCAGCTTCCCTACGCAAAAGGAGAAATCCGCGCCCTGGCCTGTGATGAGAACGGCAGAGTGCTGGCAGAAAAGGTAAGGCATTCTTTTGGTGAAGCTGCCAGGATATGTCTGAAGCCGGAGGAACGGACGCTAAAAGCGGACGGGCAGGATTTGCTTTTTCTGGAGATATCCATGGAAGACGATGAGGGTTATCCTGTGGAGAATGCCAATAACAGAGTGAGGATTTGCCTGGAGGGACCCGGAGTGATGGCCGGCATGGACAACGGGGACAGTACAGACCAGGATGAGTATAAGACCTCAGACAAAAGGCTTTTTAGCGGCAGGCTTCTGGCTGTCATCAAAGCAGGGATAGAACCGGGAGAATTGAGGATAACGGCATCCTCGCCGGGACTTCCGAAGACCGAGCTGCTGATACCTGTGGAGAAATGTGAAACCCTTCCGGGCCGCAGCCCTCTTGCCTATGCAGCCTATACGGATATGGACAGAATGGCGGAGGTGGAAGAACAGACCGGGGAAGATATTCCGGTGCGGAATATCAAGCTGAAGAGCAGCGCGGGGCTTCATCTGTTTGAGGAAAATCAGGAGACTGTTGTGACTGCACAAATCTGTCCTTCCAATGCTTCTGACAGGGAACTGATCTGGAGTGTGGTGGACGATGCGGGGATTCCCTCATCCCTGGCTGTGATCAGGCCGCAGGATGAAGTGTCTGTCCGGGTTGCGGCAAAGAGTGACGGACAGTTCCGGCTGCGCTGTATGTCCCGCTGCGGCACGAATAAAATACGGATCGTCTCTCAATTGGAATTTGCAGTGAGCGGGCTTGGAAAGGCATGTCTCGATCCTTATGATTTTATCAGTGCAGGACTATATGATTACAGCAAAGGTTCCGTGGGCAACGGCAATGAGCACGGCGTGGCGACGGCGCGTGACGGGGAGAGCCAGGTTGCCTTCCATAATATTGATTTCGGACCTTATGGATCTGACCAGATTGTACTGCCTGTCTTTGCACTCACGGATGAACCTTATGAGATAAAAATCTATGAAGGGGTGCCGGATGAGGATGGGTCGGAGTTGATCGCAGATGTGATCTATCAGAAACCTTCCATATGGAATGTCTACCAGGAGGAAACTTACAGACTGAAGAAAAGGTTGAAAGGAATCACTGCGATTTGCTTTGTTCTGGAGAAGAAGATACATCTGAAAGGTTTTTCTTTCCTGCGTCAGAGCCGTGCATGGGAGAAAAATATGGTATCCCTGTGCGATAAGATATACGGAGACAGTTTTACAAAGAAAGAGGATAGGATCTGCGGAATCGGGAACAATGTCACCATAGAATTTGATGATATGGATTTTGGAAGCCATGGGGCGGACAGAATCACCATATGCGCAGAGACACCTCTTGAGAAGAATGCTGTTCTTATCAGTTTTATCTCCAAAGATGGAGAAGAGGTAAGACAGATGGTGGAATTTGAAGGCAAAATGCAGGAACAGAGTTTTCAACTGGAGCCTGTGGCGGGAAAGCAGAAAGTGAGCTTTGTGTTCCTGCCCGGGAGCAATTTGGATTTTTGCTGGTTTCAGTTTGGGAAGGGAAGCATATGATGCCCGGGAACGGGTGACTATGTATTGAAAAATGCTGATACCTCTGGGGTGTCATAATTATAAAAAGCAAGAAGTTTATATCGCTTATCGCGGTAGGCTTCTTGCTTTTTGTTTATTCATGATTATATAAGGAAACTGTTCGTTTGGTCCGGAAGATTAGTTGACTATCGAGCTTCCGTATACGGGCTCCTGACGATGAGTATGAGATAGCATTTCTTGCTCTGATTATGGAGGTGGTCGGGATGGAAAACTTATTTGGACAGAATAGGGAAGGGAGAATTTGTAATTGCAAAATGTGTGGATGTGAGAACTCATTAAAGATTATAAATTAGCACTATTCTATAAAAAATACCTATAATTTATGTATAAATTACACAAAAACATAGATAAGAATGGTTGATTAAGAGCAATAAATGCATAATGGAAGGCAATAATCGGGGAGCGGCAGGGCAAAATTTGACATATAATAAAATACAGAAGAACTGAAAGATATGCAATGTTACAAGAAAACAGCACTCGAAAATGCAATGAAGGAGGAAAGGGTGAAAATGGAAAAAAAGTATGAAAAAGCATGGCTGTCTTACCGCAGGAGTAGGAATGCGGAAAATACTGGGCATTTCGGAAGTGTCTTTACGAATGGAACAGGAGTTGTAGCAGAGACAGCGGTATGGGAATTGCAGGGTGCAGTGAAGGAACTGCTGGGATGCCATATGGAAAGGGGCAGCTGGGAGGCGGCTTCTGTCAGACTGATTCTGGAACCAGACTGCGGGCTGGGAGAAGAAGGATATGAGATTAGGGAGTCTGCCGGAAGGCTTACTGTGGCATCGGAGGGGGAGAGAGGACTTCTGTACGGAGTCTTTGCCTGTATCCGGCTGCTTCAGGGAGAAAAGCCGCTGGAAGGGCTTTCTGTCAGAAAGATACCTTCTGCGCCTCTGCGTATGCTGAATCACTGGGACAATATGGATGGTTCTATTGAAAGGGGATATTCGGGAGATTCTTTCTTTTTCAGAGAGGATAAGGTTCTGGTGGACGACCGGACCAGAGCTTATGCAAGGCTTGCCTCTTCTGTGGGAATCAACGCGGTTGTCATCAACAATGTAAATGTAAAAGGAAGCGCCACCAGGCTGATCGAGGACGATTACAGCAGAGAGCTGGAAGCTATGAGTGAGATCTTTGCCGGGTATGGCATAGCACTGTATCTGAGCATTAATTTTGCTGCCCCCATGGAACTGGGAGGACACGAAAGCGCCGACCCCTGTGACCCGCAGGTACAGCAGTGGTGGAAAGAGAAGGCGGCGGACTTATACAGAAGACTTCCGGGATTCGGGGGATTTCTGGTAAAGGCGGATTCAGAGGGAAGACCCGGGCCGTTTACCTATGGCAGGACCCATGCGGAGGGAGCCAATATGCTGGCAGACGCTGTGGCGCCGTACGGAGGCAGGATCATATGGAGATGTTTTGTATACAACTGCCAGCAGGATTGGAGAGAAAGGAAGATAGACAGAGCTAAGTCAGGCTATGACTACTTTATGCCGCTGGACGGGAAGTTCCGGGATAATGTGATCCTTCAGATCAAGAACGGCCCCATGGATTTCCAGGTAAGGGAGCCGGTATCTCCTCTTTTTGGAGGACTGGAGCACACAAATTCAATGCTGGAGGTACAGATTGCCCAGGAATATACAGGACAGCAGCGCCATGTGTGTTATCTGCTGCCCATGTTTAAGCAGGTACTGGAATTTAAGACCTGCTGCAGGGAAGATCATGACAGGGTCAGGGATATTGTCACAGGAAGGACTTTCGGCCAGACAAACTGCGGGATCGTCGCGGTTGCCAATACCGGTGATGATGAGAACTGGACAGGCCATGATCTGGCGGCTGCCAATCTCTTTGGCTTCGGAAGGCTGAGTTTTGACATGGATCTGAGCGTGGAAGAAATCGCAGAGGAATGGATTGCCTGTACGTTTGGCAATGACCCGGAAATTATGGAAAAGATCAGTAAAATCCTTATGATGTCCTGGCCGGCTTATGAGAAGTATACTTCACCTCTCGGAATCGGCTGGATGGTGAATCCGGGATATCACTACGGGCCGAATGTGGATGGTTACGAATATGACCGCTGGGGCACTTATCACCGTGCGGACCACAAAGGGATTGGCGTGGACAGAAGTCCTGCCGGGACAGGGTATTCGGAACAATATCGCAGGCTAAATGCAGATATGTATGGGAAGAGGGAGAGCTGTCCGGAAGAATTGCTTCTGTTCTTCCATCACATACCCTATGATTACAGGCTCAGTACCGGGAAAACGCTGATACAGCATATCTATGACACACATTTTGAGGGGGCTTTGGAGGCGAAAGAGATGCTGGATATCTGGAATTCCCTGGAGAGCAAAGTGCCGGTGACGGTGTTTGAGCGTGTGCAGAAGAGGATGGAACATCAGGCCTCCCATGCGGAGGAATGGCGGGACCAGGTCAATACATATTTCTACAGAAAGTCCATGATCCCCGACGAACAGGGAAGGACGATCTATTGAGGTTGAACCTTTGCGGTGAAAAGCCGTGATTATAGAGGGAAAATAAAAAAGGAAGTGGTGGTGAACAATGTCAAAGGCAAAGACAAAAAAATCTAAAGAGGTGCAGATCAAAGATCCATTGCTGCACCATGTGAAAAAGGAATGGAAACTCTACACATTCTTGATCATTCCCATCTTGTACTACATAATCTTCAAGTATGTGCCTGTGATTGGGAATATCATTGCATTCCGCCGCTATAAAGGCGGCCCCAATATTCTGGGAGAAGACTGGGTCGGACTCCGGTATTTCAAACAGTTCCTGACAGACTCCAATTTCTGGAGGGCGTTCTGGAATACACTGCGTCTGAGTATCGGTTATCTGCTGGTGAGATTTCCGGCAACACTGATCTTTGCGCTTCTTATCAATGAAGTGAAGAACAAGATGTGGAAGAAGACAGTGCAGACGGTTTCCTATCTCCCCCATTTTATCTCGCTGGTGGTTGTATGCGGTATGGTGAAAGAACTTCTGTCCTCCACAGGACCGATCAATGCCCTGCTTGTAAAGCTGGGGGTTGAGAAGATCGCATTCATGTCCGAACCGGGATGGTTTGATATTGTTTATATTGGTTCCGGTATCTGGCAGGCCCTTGGATGGGGAACAATCCTTTATTTGACAGCTATGACTAATATCAACACAGAGCTTTACGAAGCGGCCGCCATTGACGGCGCGGGCAAATTCAAACAGGCAATCCATGTGACGATTCCCGGAATCCTTCCCACGATCATGACACTGCTGATTATGGACATCGGAAATATCATCACTGCCAGTAACATGCAGAAGATTCTGCTTTTATATAATCCGCTGACACAGTCCCGGGCAGATATTATAGACACCCTGGTCTACAGGATGGGTATTGCAGGCGGTAATTTCAGTTATGCTTCAGCAGTCGGCCTGTTTTCGGCGGTCATCGGTCTTGTTTTAGTAACAACTTCCAACTATTTGTCAAAAAAATTCACAGAGACATCCCTGTGGTAGAAAGGAGCAGGAATTATGAATATAAAACCATCTAAAGGCTATCAGGCGTTCAGGGTGATCAATACCATTGTCATGATAGTGGTTGTGTGCATTACACTGTATCCTTTTATCTACCTGATCGCACAGTCATTCAGTAGTGATACGGCTGTGGCAGCAGGAAAAGTTACATTTTTTCCGGTGGATTTTACCACCGCGACTTATAAGTATCTGCTGAGGGACAACAAATTTTTCCTATATTACGGGAATACCATTATCTATTCTGTGGTGGGAACGGCGATCTCGGTTGCAGGCACAGCCCTGCTTGCTTATCCTCTGTCAAAGGACAAGCTGCGCCTGAACAAATTTTTTACGCCCTTTGTTGTATTTACTATGTATTTCACAGGCGGACTGATTCCAAACTATATTCTGGTGACGCAGTGGCTGCATCTGGGAAATACCATTTGGGCAGTTGTACTTCCGGGAGCAATCAGTACATTTAACCTGCTTCTTATGAAGTCCTTCTTCGCGGGACTTCCCGATGAACTGGAGGAGGCGGCAGCCATAGACGGACTTGGAGTGTACGGGAGCTTTATA includes the following:
- a CDS encoding glycoside hydrolase family 2 TIM barrel-domain containing protein yields the protein MLFNDGWEFTKQPLHTGLEEIGKRYEDFYPVGLPHDWLIYHADALYEDATGWYRKRFVCEPEEDMLVFLRFDGIYMDSRIYVNDRLAGEWKYGYSAFEIDITSYLKEGENEIKVSVDHQSPNSRWYSGAGIFRDVWLKKVHRIHILSDGVYFHARKKEDFWEAEVETEAAGENLELRYEIKEKDADRWLPLTGEEHKTLKEAERQVYVYTFKSRIRDPKCWDVENPRCYRLKVSLYSEGKLLQEEEQTVGFCTKEFLPDQGFLLNGRKVKLNGVCEHHDLGCLGSAYHSKAMRRKFRILKEMGANAVRLTHNMPASDVMGLADEMGLLVVSEAFDMWESSKTTYDYARFFPEWYQKDVASWVRRDRNHPSLILWSIGNEIYDTHTGPKGLKWTRILMEEVEKHDPKGNGRPTLGSNYMPWENARKCADVIKIAGYNYGEKYYDAHHKEHPDWVIYGSETSSTVQSRGIYHFPYQQSVLADEDEQCSALGNSTTSWGARSSEDCILAERDHAFSCGQFLWSGFDYIGEPTPYHTRNSYFGQIDTAGFPKDSYYIYQAEWTDYKKNPMVHIFPYWDFNDGQFIDVRVCSNAPVVELFFDGKSQGTFSIDHRHGRQLAGHWQLPYAKGEIRALACDENGRVLAEKVRHSFGEAARICLKPEERTLKADGQDLLFLEISMEDDEGYPVENANNRVRICLEGPGVMAGMDNGDSTDQDEYKTSDKRLFSGRLLAVIKAGIEPGELRITASSPGLPKTELLIPVEKCETLPGRSPLAYAAYTDMDRMAEVEEQTGEDIPVRNIKLKSSAGLHLFEENQETVVTAQICPSNASDRELIWSVVDDAGIPSSLAVIRPQDEVSVRVAAKSDGQFRLRCMSRCGTNKIRIVSQLEFAVSGLGKACLDPYDFISAGLYDYSKGSVGNGNEHGVATARDGESQVAFHNIDFGPYGSDQIVLPVFALTDEPYEIKIYEGVPDEDGSELIADVIYQKPSIWNVYQEETYRLKKRLKGITAICFVLEKKIHLKGFSFLRQSRAWEKNMVSLCDKIYGDSFTKKEDRICGIGNNVTIEFDDMDFGSHGADRITICAETPLEKNAVLISFISKDGEEVRQMVEFEGKMQEQSFQLEPVAGKQKVSFVFLPGSNLDFCWFQFGKGSI
- a CDS encoding alpha-glucuronidase, with protein sequence MEKKYEKAWLSYRRSRNAENTGHFGSVFTNGTGVVAETAVWELQGAVKELLGCHMERGSWEAASVRLILEPDCGLGEEGYEIRESAGRLTVASEGERGLLYGVFACIRLLQGEKPLEGLSVRKIPSAPLRMLNHWDNMDGSIERGYSGDSFFFREDKVLVDDRTRAYARLASSVGINAVVINNVNVKGSATRLIEDDYSRELEAMSEIFAGYGIALYLSINFAAPMELGGHESADPCDPQVQQWWKEKAADLYRRLPGFGGFLVKADSEGRPGPFTYGRTHAEGANMLADAVAPYGGRIIWRCFVYNCQQDWRERKIDRAKSGYDYFMPLDGKFRDNVILQIKNGPMDFQVREPVSPLFGGLEHTNSMLEVQIAQEYTGQQRHVCYLLPMFKQVLEFKTCCREDHDRVRDIVTGRTFGQTNCGIVAVANTGDDENWTGHDLAAANLFGFGRLSFDMDLSVEEIAEEWIACTFGNDPEIMEKISKILMMSWPAYEKYTSPLGIGWMVNPGYHYGPNVDGYEYDRWGTYHRADHKGIGVDRSPAGTGYSEQYRRLNADMYGKRESCPEELLLFFHHIPYDYRLSTGKTLIQHIYDTHFEGALEAKEMLDIWNSLESKVPVTVFERVQKRMEHQASHAEEWRDQVNTYFYRKSMIPDEQGRTIY
- a CDS encoding ABC transporter permease; this translates as MSKAKTKKSKEVQIKDPLLHHVKKEWKLYTFLIIPILYYIIFKYVPVIGNIIAFRRYKGGPNILGEDWVGLRYFKQFLTDSNFWRAFWNTLRLSIGYLLVRFPATLIFALLINEVKNKMWKKTVQTVSYLPHFISLVVVCGMVKELLSSTGPINALLVKLGVEKIAFMSEPGWFDIVYIGSGIWQALGWGTILYLTAMTNINTELYEAAAIDGAGKFKQAIHVTIPGILPTIMTLLIMDIGNIITASNMQKILLLYNPLTQSRADIIDTLVYRMGIAGGNFSYASAVGLFSAVIGLVLVTTSNYLSKKFTETSLW
- a CDS encoding carbohydrate ABC transporter permease; its protein translation is MNIKPSKGYQAFRVINTIVMIVVVCITLYPFIYLIAQSFSSDTAVAAGKVTFFPVDFTTATYKYLLRDNKFFLYYGNTIIYSVVGTAISVAGTALLAYPLSKDKLRLNKFFTPFVVFTMYFTGGLIPNYILVTQWLHLGNTIWAVVLPGAISTFNLLLMKSFFAGLPDELEEAAAIDGLGVYGSFIKIIIPLSKPILATMVLFYLVGMWNEWFGPFLYLEDDAMKPISLWVRQLVEGANSVEMGSTAEASSVQATLKSATMVLTSLPIICVYPFVQKYFVQGMTMGAVKG